A DNA window from Purpureocillium takamizusanense chromosome 9, complete sequence contains the following coding sequences:
- a CDS encoding uncharacterized protein (CAZy:AA3~COG:E~EggNog:ENOG503NUQF), whose product MGSKPQSVRTGDEWDFIICGGGTAGCAVAGRLAEDAAARVLVIEAGPHSENLENVHMAGGWSQNFDKEETDWNIVTEPGSGINGRQVKLSRGKFVGGSSGCNGTLCIRGSKQDYDDWGVPGWSGDDFFKYMRKAESFKGKPWFKADEASHGYDGPLGVEPHDLAPISERILDSMQSKGLALDPDMFSHGENPHGCGHAPRTITNGLRTTSADFISNKFKRDNVTVLTGAYVDKVLIERDAGGQLRAVGVRAVLADGSVFEGKAAKEVVVSGGAYCSPNILNRSGIGAKDELDKHGIATLVDLPAVGKNLMDHLIVFIFYETDKPGQTTDHLIYHGTPGDAFNKAYQQWKDEKRGFLSTFPFGAFAFARLDERLADSQLWTSAPREPGRDPMGLTPGQPNIEFFTTECYGGPKQYDRFPGDGQYAFSIIAELFGPRSRGTVALRSAEATAKPVVDCGYLTDPLDVEVLAEACRFGNEIITEGAGTKDLVKGSWPPEATAHHQFKTREDWVPFVKEHATTCYHAAGTCAMGTASDPKAVVDEQLRVKGVRGLRVADTSIMPVLHGGHSQMPAYGIGEKAADLIKETWTAKA is encoded by the exons ATGGTCGCAGAACTTCgacaaggaggagacggactGGAACATCGTCACCGAGCCCGGGTCCGGCATCAACGGCCGCCAGGTCAAGCTCAGCCGGGGCAAAttcgtcggcggctcgtcggggTGCAACGGCACGCTGTGCATCCGCGGCTCAAAGCAAGACTATGACGATTGGGGGGTCCCCGGCTGGAGCGGCGATGACTTTTTCAAGTACATGAGAAAG GCCGAGTCCTTCAAGGGCAAGCCGTGGttcaaggccgacgaggcgtcgcACGGGTACGACgggccgctgggcgtcgagccGCACGACCTGGCGCCCATCTCGGAGCGCATCCTCGACTCCATGCAGTCCAagggcctcgcgctcgaccCGGACATGTTCTCGCACGGCGAGAACCCGCACGGCTGCGGCCACGCGCCGCGGACGATCACCAACGGGCTGCGGACCACGAGCGCCGACTTCATCAGCAACAAGTTCAAGCGCGACAACGTCACGGTGCTTACGGGCGCGTACGTCGACAAGGTCCTCATCGAGAGGGACGCCGGggggcagctgcgcgccgtcggggTGCGCGCCGTCCTGGCCGATGGGTCCGTGttcgagggcaaggccgccaaggaggtggttgtgagcggcggcgcgtatTGCAGCCCCAACATCCTGAACCGCTCGGGCATCGGGGCCAAGGATGAGCTCGACAAGCACGGCATCGCCACGCTTGTCGACCTGCCGGCGGTCGGCAAGAACCTCATGGACCACCTG ATCGTCTTCATATTCTACGAGACGGACAAGCCCGGGCAGACCACCGACCATCTCATATACCACGGTACCCCTGGCGACGCCTTCAATAAGGCGTACCAGCAGTGGAAGGACGAGAAGAGGGGCTTCCTGTCCACCTTCCCGTtcggcgccttcgcctttgcgcgcctcgacgagcgcctcgccgactcACAGCTGTGGACGTCGGCGCCACGGGAGCCCGGGCGCGACCCGATGGGGCTCACGCCGGGGCAGCCCAACATCGAGTTCTTCACGACCGAGTGCTACGGCGGGCCCAAGCAGTACGACCGGTTccccggcgacgggcagTACGCCTtcagcatcatcgccgagctGTTCGGCCCGCGGTCGCGCGGCACGGTggcgctgcgcagcgccgaggcgacggccaaACCCGTCGTGGACTGCGGCTACCTGACGGACccgctcgacgtcgaggtcctggccgaggcgtgcCGCTTCGGCAACGAGATCATCACCGAGGGCGCGGGGACCAAGGACCTGGTGAAGGGGTCGTGGCCAcccgaggcgacggcgcatcACCAGTTCAAGACGCGGGAGGACTGGGTGCCGTTTGTCAAGGAGCACGCGACGACGT GCTACCACGCCGCGGGGACGTGCGCCATGGGCACGGCGTCAGACCCCAAGGCCGTGgtggacgagcagctgcgcgtcAAGGGCGTCAGGGGCCTGCGGGTGGCGGACACGAGCATCATGCCGGTGCTGCACGGCGGGCACTCGCAGATGCCTGCGTATGGCATCggcgagaaggcggccgacCTGATCAAGGAGACGTGGACGGCCAAGGCATGA
- a CDS encoding uncharacterized protein (EggNog:ENOG503P7GE), protein MAAATLLKRKRTSSDAPFSFASAFDNTMVSTTTSTTTTTTTSSFNPVFGFPAMDPGRDAHLNSRTWKRSRSNRPSDDEVHRKSAASLPHNSSSSPPPLYKSSTCFPAERTLHLLLSAQQQQQQTTTTTIEPKTPAPYVADRGAPLAGTFRQHHTEPQQQRRQGSLHSFWAINSAPTAAPDDSMTGVQTHAQPLSRVCEDCGAALGAVPGGDDSMDIDGLSSSDDDAAAPCGNCGKVVCFSCSVSSLGEKKRCLRCADRRVWVGGIGWTRSEVRAY, encoded by the coding sequence atggccgccgccacgctgctCAAGCGCAAGCGCACCTCCTCGGACGCGCCCTTTTCCTTTGCCAGCGCGTTCGACAACACCATGGTCAGCACCACAACCTcaaccacaaccacaacTACAACCAGCAGCTTCAATCCCGTCTTCGGCTTCCCCGCGATGGACCCGGGCCGCGACGCGCACCTCAACAGCCGCACCTGGAAGCGCTCACGCAGCAACCGCccctccgacgacgaggtccatCGTAAGTCTGCCGCGTCGCTCCCgcacaacagcagcagcagtcctcctcctctgtaCAAGAGCTCAACGTGCTTCCCTGCAGAGCGCACCCTCCACCTACTCCTctccgcccagcagcagcagcagcagacgacgacgacaaccaTCGAGCCCAAGACACCCGCGCCCTACGTCGCCGACCGGGGCGCACCCCTCGCCGGCACCTTTCGGCAGCACCACACCgagccacagcagcagcggcgacaggGCTCCCTGCATAGCTTCTGGGCCATCAACTCCgcccccacggccgcccCCGACGACTCCATGACGGGCGTCCAGACGCATGCCCAGCCCTTGTCTCGCGTGTGCGAAgactgcggcgccgcgctgggggCCGTCCCCGGCGGAGACGACAGCATGGACATTGACGGCCTGTCCTCatccgatgacgacgccgccgccccttgcGGCAACTGCGGGAAGGTCGTGTGCTTCAGCTGCTCCGTCAGCAGCCtcggcgagaagaagcgctgcctgcgctgcgccgaCCGTCGCGTCTGGGTCGGCGGTATCGGCTGGACCAGGAGCGAGGTCCGCGCCTACTAG